One part of the Musa acuminata AAA Group cultivar baxijiao chromosome BXJ1-5, Cavendish_Baxijiao_AAA, whole genome shotgun sequence genome encodes these proteins:
- the LOC135675095 gene encoding vacuolar iron transporter homolog 2-like: protein MSSRLSSQVHANASPEVSNDPCVRISIPLQPQEPESTRGADGSVDYMARTQWLRAAVLGANDGLVSIASLMIGVGAVNQSAKAMLVSGLAGLVAGACSMAIGEFVSVHAQYDIEVAEMERRRQVSGSGSEEGVRGEESLPSPMLAAGASALAFALGAVLPLLAGGFIRSWGVRVGAVCAVSSLGLAGFGAAGAVLGGAVIWKPALRVLGGGWLAMLVTYCVLRIFGLLFNMQVSSA from the coding sequence ATGTCGTCCCGTCTTAGCTCTCAAGTTCATGCAAACGCCTCGCCGGAAGTTTCCAATGACCCATGCGTGCGGATCAGCATCCCGTTGCAACCCCAGGAGCCGGAATCGACGCGAGGCGCCGATGGATCCGTGGACTACATGGCCCGGACGCAGTGGCTCCGCGCCGCCGTGCTCGGCGCCAACGACGGCCTCGTGTCGATCGCTTCCTTGATGATCGGCGTGGGCGCGGTGAACCAGAGCGCCAAGGCCATGCTCGTGTCCGGCCTCGCCGGCCTCGTCGCGGGCGCGTGCAGCATGGCCATCGGCGAGTTCGTCTCGGTGCACGCGCAGTACGACATCGAGGTGGCCGAGATGGAGAGACGACGCCAggtgagcgggagcgggagcgaggaGGGGGTCCGGGGAGAGGAGAGCCTGCCGAGTCCGATGCTGGCGGCGGGGGCGTCGGCGCTGGCGTTCGCGCTGGGGGCGGTGCTGCCGCTGTTGGCGGGCGGATTCATCAGGTCATGGGGCGTCAGAGTGGGGGCGGTCTGTGCCGTGAGCAGCCTGGGCTTAGCTGGGTTTGGTGCAGCAGGAGCAGTCTTGGGTGGTGCTGTTATCTGGAAGCCTGCTCTTAGGGTTTTGGGGGGAGGATGGCTGGCCATGTTGGTCACTTACTGTGTGCTTAGAATCTTTGGGCTTCTCTTCAACATGCAGGTCTCCTCAGCTTAG
- the LOC135674299 gene encoding fructose-bisphosphate aldolase 1, chloroplastic-like, translated as MASASLLKSSPIIEKSEWVKGAALRHPSASVAARSHPATSLALRAASSYADELVKTAKTIASPGRGILAMDESNATCGKRLASIGLENTEANRQAYRTLLVTAPGLGNYVSGAILFEETLYQSTTDGRKMVDVLLTQNIVPGIKVDKGLVPLAGSNDESWCQGLDGLASRSAAYYQQGARFAKWRTVVSIPDGPSALAVKEAAWGLARYAAISQDNGLVPIVEPEILLDGDHGIERTFEVAQKVWGEVFFYLAENNVMFEGILLKPSMVTPGAECKEKATPEQVAEYTLKLLHRRIPPAVPGIMFLSGGQSEVEATLNLNAMNQGPNPWHVSFSYARALQNTCLKTWGGRPEKVKEAQEALLVRAKANSLAQLGKYTGEGESEESKQGMFVKGYTY; from the exons ATGGCATCGGCCTCCCTCCTCAAGTCCTCCCCGATCATCGAGAAGTCCGAGTGGGTGAAGGGCGCTGCTCTTCGCCACCCTTCCGCATCCGTCGCCGCCCGCTCTCACCCTGCAACCTCGCTAGCACTCCGCGCCGCCAGCTCCTACGCGGATGAGCTCGTCAAGACAGCG AAAACCATAGCCTCTCCCGGGCGTGGCATCCTGGCCATGGATGAGTCGAACGCGACGTGTGGGAAGAGGCTGGCTTCGATCGGGCTGGAGAACACCGAGGCGAACAGGCAAGCCTACCGCACCCTGCTCGTTACTGCCCCGGGCCTAGGCAACTACGTCTCCGGTGCTATCCTCTTCGAGGAGACGCTTTACCAGTCCACAACGGATGGCAGGAAGATGGTAGACGTTCTCCTCACTCAGAACATCGTTCCTGGAATCAAGGTTGACAAG GGCCTCGTACCTCTTGCTGGCTCAAACGACGAATCATGGTGCCAAGGCCTTGATGGGCTCGCTTCTCGCTCTGCGGCTTACTACCAGCAAGGTGCTCGTTTTGCCAAATG GCGTACTGTTGTGAGCATTCCCGATGGTCCCTCTGCCCTTGCGGTGAAGGAAGCCGCCTGGGGTCTTGCTCGCTATGCTGCTATTTCTCAG GACAATGGTCTCGTCCCGATCGTGGAGCCTGAAATCCTTCTCGACGGCGATCACGGGATCGAGCGGACCTTCGAGGTGGCGCAGAAAGTCTGGGGTGAGGTCTTCTTCTACCTCGCGGAGAACAATGTGATGTTCGAAGGGATCCTCCTCAAGCCCAGCATGGTGACTCCAGGAGCCGAGTGCAAGGAGAAGGCCACACCGGAGCAGGTGGCAGAGTACACCCTCAAGCTCCTTCACAGGAGGATTCCTCCCGCCGTCCCTGGAATCATG TTCCTGTCCGGCGGGCAATCGGAGGTGGAGGCGACCTTGAACCTGAACGCCATGAACCAGGGGCCGAACCCGTGGCACGTCTCGTTCTCGTACGCGAGAGCCCTGCAGAACACCTGCCTGAAGACCTGGGGAGGACGGCCGGAGAAGGTGAAGGAAGCACAGGAGGCTCTGCTGGTGCGCGCCAAGGCTAACTCCCTCGCTCAGCTGGGGAAGTACACCGGCGAAGGCGAGTCGGAGGAATCCAAGCAAGGAATGTTCGTCAAAGGCTATACCTACTGA
- the LOC135674303 gene encoding GATA transcription factor 5-like — MEAPKTSLLQQQQPQQQGSHGVSDEDVAWAVGNGNFWGEEFSVDDLLNLEFIENEKGAEEGEEAEHKGTEDSNSGSPSPSSSSSLSFQPLSEISLPAHDAEELEWVSLIIDDSLPEFSSCPGVVPLPSAPRSPDETETQAESRRAYTIEGGSSVSPTVCVLSTEAVVPVRAKRSKRSRTAAGCWSVSRPLPFAESSSDSITTTTSSSCASSFSSPALSFHRVTDHISAAGERGILLCGSLPPDKQQKPNKRGRKPKSPPSAAASNERRCTHCGAQKTPQWRAGPLGPKTLCNACGVRFKSGRLLPEYRPACSPTFVSHVHSNCHRKVLEMRRKKQAAAAPPVTPFSTRSTGPAEPVDLYVM, encoded by the exons ATGGAGGCCCCGAAGACTTCTTTGctacagcagcagcagccgcagcaGCAGGGGAGTCACGGGGTTTCGGACGAGGATGTGGCTTGGGCTGTGGGAAATGGGAACTTTTGGGGGGAGGAGTTCTCCGTTGACGACCTCCTTAACCTTGAGTTCATCGAGAACGAGAAGGGAGCAGAGGAGGGGGAGGAAGCGGAGCACAAGGGAACCGAGGACTCCAACTCCGGCTcgccttctccttcctcctcttcgtcgCTTTCTTTCCAGCCTCTCTCCGAAATCAGTCTCCCG GCGCACGACGCGGAAGAGTTGGAATGGGTTTCTCTCATCATCGACGACTCCCTTCCGGAGTTCTCGTCGTGCCCGGGCGTCGTTCCCTTGCCTTCGGCTCCTCGAAGCCCAGACGAAACGGAGACCCAGGCCGAGAGCCGCCGCGCTTACACCATCGAAGGTGGCTCGTCTGTGAGCCCAACCGTCTGCGTCCTCTCCACCGAAGCCGTGGTGCCGGTCAGGGCCAAGCGGAGCAAGCGCTCCCGGACAGCCGCAGGCTGCTGGTCCGTGTCAAGGCCGCTCCCTTTCGCAGAATCTTCCTCCGACTCGATCACCACCACAACCTCCTCCTCTTGCGCGTCCTCTTTCTCGTCTCCCGCTCTATCTTTCCACCGAGTAACCGACCACATTTCGGCCGCGGGCGAGAGAGGCATCCTCCTTTGCGGCAGCCTGCCACCGGACAAGCAGCAGAAACCCAACAAGCGCGGCCGAAAGCCCAAGTCACCGCCGTCCGCAGCTGCCTCCAACGAGCGTCGCTGCACCCACTGCGGCGCCCAGAAGACGCCGCAGTGGAGGGCCGGCCCGCTCGGCCCCAAGACCCTCTGCAACGCCTGCGGGGTCCGGTTCAAGTCCGGCCGCCTCCTCCCGGAGTACCGCCCGGCGTGCAGCCCCACGTTCGTCAGCCACGTCCACTCTAACTGCCACCGCAAGGTCCTCGAGATGCGCCGGAAAAAGCAGGCAGCGGCGGCTCCGCCTGTCACCCCCTTCTCGACCCGTTCCACTGGCCCGGCCGAGCCGGTTGACTTATACGTTATGTAG
- the LOC135674301 gene encoding SH3 domain-containing protein 2-like, whose translation MEAIRKQASKFREQVARQQQAVFKQFGGGGYGSSDSIFSDAAEYQQHQKLENLYISTRAAKHFQRDIVRGVEGYIVTGSKQVEIGNKLSDDSRKYGVENTCTSGNTLSKAALCYARARAQMENERGNLLKALGSQVAEPLRAMVMGAPLEDARHLAQRYDRVRQEAEAQAIEVSKRQIKVRETVGSGDNISKLEAAEAKLQELKSNMAVLGKEAVAAMTAVEAQQQRLTLQRLIAMVESERTYHQKVLQILEQLEAEMLSERQRIEASPSPASENFMPPPPSYEEANGMFTNSTVDGLTESVEYFLAEVIHSYQAETDVELNLSVGDYVVVRKLSNNGWAEGECKGKAGWFPSVYIERRERVLASKIVQIL comes from the exons ATGGAGGCTATTAGGAAGCAGGCCTCCAAATTCAGGGAGCAGGTCGCCAGGCAGCAGCAG GCTGTTTTCAAGCAATTTGGAGGTGGTGGATATGGAAGTTCTGATAGTATATTTTCAGATGCAGCAGAATATCAGCAGCACCAAAAATTAGAAAATCTTTACATATCAACTCGAGCTGCCAAG CATTTTCAAAGGGATATAGTGCGTGGTGTGGAAGGATATATCGTCACAGGATCCAAACAAGTTGAAATAG GCAATAAATTATCTGATGATAGTAGGAAATATGGTGTTGAGAACACCTGCACTAGTGGGAATACACTATCGAAAGCTGCTTTATGTTATGCGAGAGCTCGTGCACAAATGGAGAATGAGCGCGGCAATCTACTGAAAGCTCTTGGTTCCCAG GTTGCAGAACCACTAAGAGCCATGGTAATGGGTGCTCCATTGGAAGATGCTCGACACCTTGCCCAAAGATATGATAGGGTGCGCCAGGAAGCTGAAGCTCAG GCAATTGAAGTTTCAAAGCGCCAAATTAAAGTAAGAGAAACTGTTGGCAGTGGTGATAACATTTCAAAGCTAGAAGCTGCTGAAGCCAAGCTACAAGAACTAAAATCTAATATGGCAGTATTGGGTAAGGAAGCTGTTGCAGCAATGACTGCTGTGGAAGCCCAACAACAAAGATTAACCTTACAGCGGCTTATTGCTATG GTCGAATCAGAGCGCACTTACCATCAGAAGGTCCTACAAATTCTTGAACAACTTGAAGCAGAG ATGCTATCTGAGCGTCAAAGAATTGAAGCATCTCCAAGTCCAGCCTCAGAAAACTTTATGCCGCCTCCACCATCATACGAAGAAGCCAATGGCATGTTTACAAACTCAACTGTCGATGGATTAACAGAATCTGTGGAATACTTTTTagctgag GTAATTCATTCATATCAGGCTGAGACAGATGTGGAGCTTAATCTTTCTGTTGGCGACTATGTTGTTGTACGTAAG CTATCAAACAATGGTTGGGCGGAAGGTGAATGCAAAGGAAAAGCAGGTTGGTTCCCTTCTGTATACATTGAAAGGCGGGAGCGTGTGCTCGCAAGTAAGATCGTTCAAATTCTGTAA